Below is a genomic region from Pseudarthrobacter sulfonivorans.
CAGCTCCGCCACGGCCTGAACCGCGTCCCCGGTGACCAGCTCCGTGTTCGGCCACGTCAGGGGCTCCTGCAGGGTGGAGGAAAAGACGACCTTGGGCACGGCGGCAAGCCCGGTCAGGCTGGCCCCTTCATCCTCGGAGAATCCTGACGCACCGGCCGCGGATTCCTCGGACATGCTGGACATCAGCCGGTACGTCTTCGCCCCGAGGAGGAAGGTGTAGTCCTTCTCCCCCTCCTGCCCGAGCCACGCCAGGTATTCCGGCCCCTCCAGCCCCCACCAGCCTGGCCATCCCTCAGCCGAGGCGTACCCGTCCAGTGAGATGATCAGGTCGACCATCAGGTCCGCTGATGACGCCGCTACAGTTGTCTCGCCCATGGCCGTCTCCTCGATTGCTCATCAGTTCCGCCGGGCCGCTCGGCGGCACCGCACTGTACTGGCATGGCATCGGTACAGGTGTGGCATCGTCGCCCGTGCCGGCAATGCTAGCCCTGGAGGGTTTAGACGTTCAAGGGGCCGCGTTGGCTCACCGTTTCGGGACTCAGCTTGCGTCGGATGCCAGGTTCTGTGCCACGACCGCCAGGGTGCGGGCGAGTTCGTCAGTCGGGCTGAATTCCACCAGCTCCGTCCCGGGATCAAGCTCATCGGTGTGGCCGGGGGCTGTGTAGTATGCCTCGCCGGCTTCCACGATCTCGTCTCCGGCGGGCGTGTGCATAATGAGCCGGCCCCGTACGACGTATCCCCAGTGGTGGCTTTGGCACAGGTCATCCGGCAAGCCCTGGTAGAACGGGGTGAAGTCGCCTCCCTCTTCGAACTTTTCGAAGGCGATTGTGTAGCCGTCGGCCTCCCGGTAGCGGCCCTCGTAGCCGGTCATGCGCTCCACCCGTGCGGTCTCGTCATCTTTTGATAGCTTTGCCATCGTCTTGTTCCTTTCTTGTCTCTTGCGCGGGTCACGCCCGCGCTGTGCTTTGCGCCGCCACGATGAGCCGGCGCAGACCTGCTCTGCTTGCCCGTGCCCACTCACCCGCGGCAAGTGACCGCAGGACTGGAATGCCAAACATTGCCAAGGGACCGGGCAGCGCGGTCGCGCGTACCAGCCGGCACGTGTAGGTGACGTCGCTCTGGTTTCCGTCAGGATGTATTTCGTACCGGTGCACCAGCAGCCAGTCCGCCTGCGTCCCTTTCTTCTTGGACTCCAGTGCGGACTCCGTGACTCGTTCGAACCTTGATGGTCGAACGGCTTCCGTGACCACTGAGGAGTCCCGCATTCGGCAGATGGCGTCCTCGGCCGTGGAGGTGAACTCCGTCCCGGCCGTGGCCTGCCCTGGCGGGGCTTCGATGGACAACAGAGTTGACGCCTCGGCACCTCCCCAGCCGGGATGGAGGCGCAAGTCAGCGAGGACCTCGAAAACCGTATGTGCCGGGGCTGTGCTGTGTTCGCGGACCGTCACGGTAATCTCGCGTTTTAGGACGTTGGCTCCTGTTCGTTGCTGCGTCATTCCGCACCTCCTGGCAATGTCTTGCGGACACTCCAAGCATGCGTTGCGGTCGAAGGGAAAGGATGGGGGGCATCCCCCATTTGTGGCCCTATTCCATGAGGGAGCTGCGCAGGGCGAACGCGGCGGCTTCGCCACGGCTGCGCAGCTGCAGCTTGGCCAGGATGCTGCTCACATGGTGCTCGGCCGTCTTGGCGCTGATGAAAAGGCGGTCCGCGATTTCGGCGTTCGTCATGGCCTCGGCGAGCAGCGCCAGTACTTCGCGTTCCCGCCGCGACAGTAGGCCCAGTGCCTTTGGTCCCGTGCGAGCAGGGCCGCCCAGGGCGCGGAGGAGCGCCGCGGCTTTGTCGGCCAGTCCGCTGGCGCCCGCTTCGTCGAACGCCGCCAAGGCCACGCCGGCCTCGTGGACTGCCACCTCACGGTCCGAATCACGCAAGGCCTCGGCCAGTGCGAGTCGCGCCTTTGCGGCCTCCAGCGGCATGTTGAGCTCACCGAAAATCGCGATCGCTGCGTCCAGCCGCTCCTGCGCCAATGCGGTATTGCCGACGGCGGCCGCGACGCGACCACCCGTAAGATGCGACGACGCAATTGCGCGAGGCCAGCGCGTGGCGGCGGCAACCTCGTCCAGGCGCCCTGCCGTTGCCAGGGCCTGGAACGGGACGTCTTGCGCGAGCTCAACCTCGGCAAGCAGCGCCAGCAGCGGAACGATGAGCAGCCCCTCGCCGACCTGATGGATCCGGCGGTGCAGCAGCGCCGCGGCCACGGCTGTGTCACCAGCTGCCAGCCGGACCGCCGCCGTCGCCCGCAACGCGTCTGGGCGATCGTCGAACCCCGAGAGCAGCCGGCTAGCCTCCTCCACGCGGCCCTGCAGCAGGCGCAGTTCCGCCAGCTTTGCCGCCGGGTGCACGCACCGGGCACGGTGACCGCCCTGTTCCAGCTCGCGGAGTGTTTTGCCCAGCCAGTCCTCGGCACCAGCGATGTCGCCGGAGGCGAGGAAGATCTCCGCGCAGCATGTGCCACAGAATTCCAGTAGTGCCGGGTGCCCCGTACTTTGCATAAAGCGCAGGAGGATCTTGTTCCACTGGCCCAGGCGGGAGGTGTCGCAGGCCTCTTCGCTGGCTCGCGTAACCATGCAGCAGATGTCCCCGAAAACTACCTTGTCGCGAAGCTCGCCGGCAGTTACCACCACCATTGCCTCATCGACCAGCGTCATTCCCTCCGGTACGTCGCCAGCGGCGATGGTCCCCAGCCCCAGGAGCGCCAGGGCCGTCGCCTCAAGATCCGGATCACCGCAGTTGCGCGCAACTGCCAACGCGGTCCTGGCGTCGTCCCTCGCCATTGCCGGGTCAGCCCGCAACAGCCCGCGCGTCACGGCCAGCCAGCCGCCGTCGACCCCGTCGGGGAGGCGGGATGCGAGGCCCTCCGCCCGGGCAAGCCAACCACGGCTGACGGGCTCGTTCCCTACCGTCTCCGCATACTCGCGCGCCAGCCATAGTGCCGAGCGGAAGGCCCGCGCTTCCTCTCCGAGCCGGCGAAAGCCTGCGTAGGCTGCTGTGCGTTCCGCAATCGCCTGGTCCACGTCCCGAAGCCACCACATGGCGGTTGCCAGGCCGTCGTGGCCAAGTGGGTTGTCATGGATGGCCAGCACGGAGTCGAACGCATCCGCCGCCGCTGCCCAGTCGGCAGAAGCGAGGAGGCGCTCGCCTTCCGCAAGGCCCTCGGACACCGCGGCGTCGACCATGAATCCATTCTGCTCTCCTGGTCGCCGCCCTCATAGCTCCCGTGTCGGTTGCCCGGGGTTCCGACTTTCACTCACCGGGTGGTAGCGTTCCGGCATGTACGACGCCGCCGCATTGGCCATGGGGTTCAACGAGTGCATCAACGCGCGGGACCTGAACGGGCTGGCGCGGCTTATGGCCAACAACCATTCCTTTATCGACACCGACGGTAACGCCTTCATCGGCAAAGCTGCCTGCATCGAAGCCTGGCGCAGCTTCTTCGATTCCTTTCCCGAGTACCGGAACATCTTCGAAGCCGTCTTGGCCCGCCGTAACAGCGTCACCGTCGTCGGCCATACGGTGTGTCCGGGATTCCCCGCTCTCGAGGGACCTGCGCTGTGGACGGCTGTTGCCGCCCGCGAAGGGCTAACCGAATGGCGAGTCTACGAGGACAAGCAGGAAGAGCGACGTCGCTTGGGCATCGACGATGAGTGGTTCGTCCACGCTCATCCTCCGTTAAATGGCGAAGCTCCGGTCAGTTAGTGCCTGACCGGAGCTTCGCCACGTTTAGGAAGCTATGGCGTCACGTAGCCGCCGAAGAGCGTGCGTGCAGTGACCCCGTCCATTCCTTCGTAGTCCGTGATGATGTGCTGCGCTCCGGCGGACCGCAGCCGGTCTTCGGGGCAGTACCCGCTGAGAACCCCGACGGCGATGCACCCTGAGGCGACGGCGCTGGCGATGTCGTATTCCGTGTCGCCGAAGTAAAGCGCCTGTCCTTCCTGCCGCAGGCCCTCCAGTGCTGTGACCTTGTCCGTGGCGCCGGTGAGGACCTCGTCGAAGCAGTCCGTCAGGCCGAAGTACGCCAGCTCGTCGCGCAGATACTGCTCTCCGGCCGCGGAGATGACGGCGCAGTACTCGCCGGCGTCGTGCAGGGTCCGGAGGAATGTGGCCGCACCGCCGCGGATCGGTGCGTCCCGTGAGGCCATGGCCTTGTTCCAGTGGGATGCCGCCGTTGCAAGGTCGTCCCCGGAAACACCGAGCCGGAGAAACATCTCGTCCATCGGGAGGATGAACTTGCGGTCGAATTCAAGGGGATCGATGCGCGGCGCCCCGAGGGCATCCAGGGCGGCGTTGGTGGCGTAGCATGCCCGCGCGGCGTCGTCGGCTATGGTGCCGTTCCAGTAGAACAGGAATTTCATACGGCACCCGCCATTGCCGCCGCCGTGAGGCCCAGCCCGGCAGCCGTTCCGGCCCGCAGGCCCTCGGGGCCGCTGAACCAGTGGATATTCTCGGGGAGGGCCCACAAGCTCACCCTGGAGTGGAGATCCGGGCGCTCATCCGGGCGGCACGAGAGCAGCACGACTTCATCTCCCAGATCAACGTGGACGGTCCGTAGCGGACCGTTGGGCTCCACCAGGATCGCCGTCCCTTCCGATGCCCAGGCGTCGGCCCGGCCCGGTGTGCCCAACAGGACATCCTCCGGCCGGATCCCCACCTTCGCGTCGGAACCCAGCCCGGAATCCGTCCCGGCAGGGCCTCCTTCGGGGAGCTGGATGCGTCCGCACCAGCAGGACCAGGCACCCCGCGTCGGTGAGCGTGCCGTAGACGGTCCACCAACCGCCGGGAGGATTCCCAGGGAGTCGGGTCGCCAGTGGCCCACAGGATGCCGGCCGTTGTTGTTATCTGCGCCAGGAAGGGCAGGAGGGCCCGGGCTGGAAGGAACAGCAGTACGGGCCACCACGACAGGTTCCGGTCCGAATACTGAATCCGGAGAGCGGCGGGTGCGCTTTTCATGAACTGATCTCCCGCCATGGTTCCCCACGCCCCACCGCGTCGCTTCGTTCCAGGCGTAATGGATCGGCATTCTTCACGGCGCGGCATTCGCATTGGCCGCGCGACTGATTGAGCGTATCTGCCAGGGTATCGGCGTGTGCAAACTGCGCATGAACGGTGGCGCAATGCTTCAAGGCGGTCAGCAGCCGTCCCGTTGAAGCTTTCGCTATGTTTCGAGGGTCGCCTCGGCCTGCGGTCGGTGAGAACATACAGGCATGGCATCCATACAGCGCATCCGCCCCCAGGGGCTCATCTCGAGCCCGGCCTTCAGCCACGTCGCCATCGTCCCGCCCGGCGCGACCACCATCTACGTCGGCGGCCAGAACGCGGTCGACGCCGACGGTGCACTCGTCGGAGAGGGCGACGTGGCCGTCCAGTCTGCCCGCGCCCTCGAGAACGCACGGACCGCGCTCGCCGCAGCCGGCGCTACCCTCGGCGACGTTGTGCAGTGGACAGTGCTCTTCGTCGATGGAGTGGACCTCGCGGCGGCTTACGGGGCGATTGCATCGGAACTCGCGTCCGACGAACCGGCCCTGGTGACCGGAGCGCGAGTCGCGGCGCTGGGCGTGCCCGGGGCACTGGTCGAGATCAGCGCGGTCGCCGCCGTTATGCGCTGAAGGAGATCCCGGCGAGCAGCTGGCCAAGCCCTCGGCTGGACGGCCACCGCCAATGTGATCGTCGACGCCGATCGCGGCTGTGCTGCTGATCGTCCTGCCGCTGGCATTCAGTGCCGCGTTCGCTGCCCTGGCCGCGACGTTCGATTATCCGGACATCCTCCGCAAGCCCACACAGGAAATCCTGCAGCGTTTCCGCGACGGCGGGTCAGGCCTTGTGCTGCTGGGGTGGTCGTTCGCGATGACGGCGGTGCTGCTGGCGCCGGCGGCAGTCCTGCTGGCCGGCGCGCTGGCCGGCGCGGATTCAACGCTGCTGGCGCTGGGGTCGGCGGCGGGCGTGCTGGCCGCCTTCGTACAGTTCCTCCGACTCATCCGCTGGCCGTTCCTGGTGCCCTATCTCGCCCGTACGCCGACCGCCCCCGATGCCTCCGCAGCCCGTCAGGAAGCGGTGGACATCGTCTTCCAGTCCTTCAACCGCTATCTGGGCGTGGCTGTGGGCGAACATCTGGGGTACCTCTTCAGCGGCGCGTGGAGCGTGCTCGCCGGCGTGGCCATGATCCAGAGCAATGCTGTTCCGGCCTGGCTCGGGATTGTGGGGATCGTCGTCGGCGCAGTGCTGGCACTGTGCTCGCTGGAATTTGTGGGATCGTTCGAACCGCATGGCCGGAAGCTGGCCGCGTCGCTGACGCCGGTGACATACGTGGTGTGGTCACTCTGGCTGGCGGCAGTCGGCGTGGTCCTGCTGTTCTAGGCGCGCCCCATGAAGGACGAGGCTCCCGCTTTGGCGATTCCCCTTGATGCAGCCATTCCGCACCGGGTCTGGCTGGGACATCCGATCGTTGCTAGCGTGGCGCCATGAGCCCGTCAAAGACCCCGGCCGAGATCCTCGACATTGCCGGCACCGAGGTTCGGATCTCAAGTCCGGACAAGGTGGTTTTCCCCGAGCCTGGGCTGACGAAGCTCGACCTGGTCCGCTACTACCTCGCCGTCGCGGATGGTGCGCTGCGCGGCGCCGGCGGCCGGCCGATGGTGCTCAAGCGCTTCCCGAAGGGCATCGACGCTGAACCGTTCTTCCAAAAGCGCGTGCCCGAAAACCACCCCGACTTCATCGATACAACAACGTTGCACTACGCGTCGGGGACATCAGCCGAGGAGGCCGTCATCCGGGATGCCGCTGGCTTGGCATGGGTGGTGAATCTTGGCTGCCTGGACCTCAACCCGCATCCCGTGCGCGCTGAGGACCTCGAGCACCCGGACGAGCTCCGGGTGGACCTCGATCCGATGCCGGGCGTTGGCTGGTCCCAGATCGTTGATGTCGCGTATGTCGCGCGGGAGGTGCTCGACGACGTGGGGCTGGTGGGGTGGCCGAAGACGAGCGGATCGCGCGGACTCCACATCCTGGTGCGCATCGCGGCGCAGTGGTCGTACCGCGACGTGCGGCTCGCCGCCGAGACCCTCGCCCGAGAGGTCGAAAACCGCGCTCCGGGCCTCGCCACCGCGCGGTGGTGGAAGGAGGAGCGCGGTGAGAGTGTGTTCGTCGATTTCAACCAGAACGCCAAAGATCGCACCGTGGCATCCGCGTACTCAGTCCGGCCCCTGCCCGACGCCCGGGTCTCGACGCCGCTCACCTGGGATGAGGTCCGCTCCATCCGGCCGGAACAGTTCACGGTTCGCACGGTGCCCGGGCGTTTCGCCGACGTGGGCGATCCCCACGCAGGCATCGATGACGCGGTGGGCACACTCGACGGACTTCTGGCACTGGCGGCCGAGCTCGGCCCCGCCGAGAAGCCGCCGCGCAGCGGCGACGGCTCCGGCCGCCGGCAGTCGCTGATGCCGCTCATCGAGGTTGCCCGCACCAGGACCAAGCCCGAGGCCCTCGCGGCACTCGATGAGTGGAAGTCCCGGCACGTGGACCTCGTCTCGGCCCTGCACCCCGCCGATGTACTCGTCGACGGAATGCGCGGATCAAGCTCGCTCTGGTACCGGGTGCGGGTGAACCTGCAGCACGTCCCCGAACCGCAGCGTCCGCCACAGGAGAAGCTCATCGCCGACTACGACCCCTGGGCCGGCAAGGAATGGCCTGGGCGCCCGGGATCCTGACACCGTAACGGAAACCGGACGTGCTCGCGTCGAGCGGGTCTTCAGCGCTTCCCCCCATCTCTGCAAAATGTGATAGACGCCACAAGTCTTCGGCATCAAACTAGTTGGATGGAAGATACGGAGAAGCACGACACCATCGCCAAAGTCACCGACCTGCTCGCCGCACGCTATCCCGACGCACCCCGGCCGGTGGTCGTCCGGGTCGTCACAGAGGAATACGAAACACTGGATGCCGGCCGGATCCGGACCTACATCCCAACCCTTGTCGAACACGGCGCCAGGAACAAACTCCACCGCGAGTTCTCCCGCCGGAACAGGGAAACCTGACGTCCCGCCGAACCGCGTCCGCAGCTGGTCAGGGACGCGCCATCCGACTCGCAGGTCCCTTGGGGCGTCGATGCCCTCGAAGGAGCCATCACCCAACCTGCCTGGCGTTCCTTGCCCAGTTGGTACCTGATCGCCTCCGAAGACCGGATGATCCCACCGGCCGCGCAACATGCCATGGCGGAACGAGCCGGTTCCACCGTGTCCGAAGTCGCGGCAAGCCACTCGGTTTATGTCTCACAGCCGCAAGCCGTGGCTTCAATAATCAAGGAGGCGGCAGCGGCCCGCTAGGCAAGCCGGCCGGGGACGTTGGTACTCGGCTAATGGGCTGAGTCTGCTGCCGCGCGGGCCAGTGTCGGCCCCAATCATCGGAGGTTCGGATGCCACAGGGATCGGCGCCAGAGAACGGTCACGACCAGAACACGAGTTGGCTGGGCGACCTGGCAGATCACGTACGGGCCGAACTGCTGACGCCCCAGCACGTGGACTACGACCGCAGCCGCCGCGTTTTCGACGCCATGATCGACCGACGCCCGGCAGCCATCCTCCGCTGCGCTGGGGCAGCGGACGTTATGCAGGGCGTGCGCTTCGCCCGCGCACAACAACTGCCGCTGTCGATACACGGCGGTGGGCACAGCGGATCCGGGGCGTCCGTGTGCGAAGGCGGGCTGATGCTCGACCTCTCCCGCATGAAGGGCATACAGGTGGATCCTGCCCGCGGTGTAGCCCAGGCACAGACTGGACTGTTGCTCCGTGAACTCGACCATGAAGACCTTTACTGGGCCCTGAGTGGAGGTGGGGTAACTCGGCGTGGTCACGTCACTCACGTATCGCCTTCATCAGGTAAGCAATGTGCTCGCCGGCGGACTGATCTTCCCGCCCGAGAAAGCCCGGGCAGCGCTGCGCTTCTACTTCGAATTTTCGAGCGGTGCGCCGGATGAACTGTCTACCAGCGCCTCAGTAAGCCGGGATGCAAAGGGGCGGCCGTTCGTTTCGATAACAGCTTGCTACTGCGGCCAGTTCGACGAGGGAGAGCACACGCTCCGGCCGTTGAGGGACTTCGACAACCCCATCGAGGGGGATATTCGACCGCTGCCTTATCTGACGTTCCAGTGCTCGCGCGATAGTGGTGCACCGTCGGGCGCCAGCACTACTGGAAATCGAGCTATCTCAAGGACGTCACCGGGACACCGCCATCGAGGTGATGCTGGAGTTCGGAGCAACCAGCCCGTCACCCTATACGGGCATCGGACTACAGCAGATGACCGGAGTGGCCAGCCGGGTGGACGCGCGGGCTACCGCTTTCGCCCACCGCGATCGTCAGTACGACTTCCTGATCGTGTCCCAGTGGGAGGACCCGGCGGACGCGGACGGGAATGTCGCTTGGACCCGCCGCTGTTTCGAGGCGATGACCCCGTACCTCAAAGAGGGGGTCGAGGACCATTCCGCGGAAAAGTAGCGCTAAGGACCAAACCGACCGCAACGATTGCCAGCGTCGATCGTTGAGAGAGCATGGCCGGTGAATATTTAACGGCTGCCGAAGAGGCGGCGTACGGGCGGTATGCGCATGAAGCTCCGGAACAGGCGGTGCTGGAGCGGTTTTTCTTCCTCGATGACCTGGATCGCGAGCTCGTGGCGAAGCGGAGGGGTGACCACAATCGGCTCGGGTTCGGACTCCAGCTTGTGACCGTTCGTCATCTGGGTGCCTTCCTGGATGATCCCGTGGATGTTCCAACCGCTGTCGTCGATTTTGTTGCGGCGCAGGTGGGGGTGGCGGATCCGTCGTGTGTGAAGCGGTACGTGGAACGGAAGCAGACTCGGTTCGAGCACCAGTGGGAGATCGCCGAGGTATACGGTTTCGTCACTTACGCCTCGATGGAGACGGAGCTGTTGGAGTGGGTGGACCGGCAGGCGTGGACCAGCGATGCGGGGCCGAAGACGCTGTTTTCGCGGCGGTGGCCTGGCTACGCGGGCGCCGCGTGCTGCTGCCGGGAGTAAGCACCCTCCGCGACCAGGTGGCCGGCGTCAGGAAGAAGGCCGAGTCCCGGCTACATGATGCTCTTGCTGCGGTGGTGACAAGTGAGCAGGCTGTGGCACTCGATAGGGTGCTTCTGGCCCCCGGTCAGGGGCGGCGGTCCCAATTTGATTTGTGGCGTCATCCGCCACGCAGAGATC
It encodes:
- a CDS encoding dihydrofolate reductase family protein, which gives rise to MGETTVAASSADLMVDLIISLDGYASAEGWPGWWGLEGPEYLAWLGQEGEKDYTFLLGAKTYRLMSSMSEESAAGASGFSEDEGASLTGLAAVPKVVFSSTLQEPLTWPNTELVTGDAVQAVAELKRTRTGTLSTLGSLSLCRSLLTAGLVDRFRLVVFPVITGSTGRERIYDGYPDISLEMVNSRTFDGRLQLLEYIPTVLSGPPGSGPT
- a CDS encoding SRPBCC family protein, coding for MTQQRTGANVLKREITVTVREHSTAPAHTVFEVLADLRLHPGWGGAEASTLLSIEAPPGQATAGTEFTSTAEDAICRMRDSSVVTEAVRPSRFERVTESALESKKKGTQADWLLVHRYEIHPDGNQSDVTYTCRLVRATALPGPLAMFGIPVLRSLAAGEWARASRAGLRRLIVAAQSTARA
- a CDS encoding helix-turn-helix transcriptional regulator, with product MVDAAVSEGLAEGERLLASADWAAAADAFDSVLAIHDNPLGHDGLATAMWWLRDVDQAIAERTAAYAGFRRLGEEARAFRSALWLAREYAETVGNEPVSRGWLARAEGLASRLPDGVDGGWLAVTRGLLRADPAMARDDARTALAVARNCGDPDLEATALALLGLGTIAAGDVPEGMTLVDEAMVVVTAGELRDKVVFGDICCMVTRASEEACDTSRLGQWNKILLRFMQSTGHPALLEFCGTCCAEIFLASGDIAGAEDWLGKTLRELEQGGHRARCVHPAAKLAELRLLQGRVEEASRLLSGFDDRPDALRATAAVRLAAGDTAVAAALLHRRIHQVGEGLLIVPLLALLAEVELAQDVPFQALATAGRLDEVAAATRWPRAIASSHLTGGRVAAAVGNTALAQERLDAAIAIFGELNMPLEAAKARLALAEALRDSDREVAVHEAGVALAAFDEAGASGLADKAAALLRALGGPARTGPKALGLLSRREREVLALLAEAMTNAEIADRLFISAKTAEHHVSSILAKLQLRSRGEAAAFALRSSLME
- a CDS encoding nuclear transport factor 2 family protein; its protein translation is MYDAAALAMGFNECINARDLNGLARLMANNHSFIDTDGNAFIGKAACIEAWRSFFDSFPEYRNIFEAVLARRNSVTVVGHTVCPGFPALEGPALWTAVAAREGLTEWRVYEDKQEERRRLGIDDEWFVHAHPPLNGEAPVS
- a CDS encoding HAD family hydrolase, with product MKFLFYWNGTIADDAARACYATNAALDALGAPRIDPLEFDRKFILPMDEMFLRLGVSGDDLATAASHWNKAMASRDAPIRGGAATFLRTLHDAGEYCAVISAAGEQYLRDELAYFGLTDCFDEVLTGATDKVTALEGLRQEGQALYFGDTEYDIASAVASGCIAVGVLSGYCPEDRLRSAGAQHIITDYEGMDGVTARTLFGGYVTP
- a CDS encoding TOBE domain-containing protein — translated: MARTAVPSSPGPPALPGADNNNGRHPVGHWRPDSLGILPAVGGPSTARSPTRGAWSCWCGRIQLPEGGPAGTDSGLGSDAKVGIRPEDVLLGTPGRADAWASEGTAILVEPNGPLRTVHVDLGDEVVLLSCRPDERPDLHSRVSLWALPENIHWFSGPEGLRAGTAAGLGLTAAAMAGAV
- a CDS encoding RidA family protein yields the protein MASIQRIRPQGLISSPAFSHVAIVPPGATTIYVGGQNAVDADGALVGEGDVAVQSARALENARTALAAAGATLGDVVQWTVLFVDGVDLAAAYGAIASELASDEPALVTGARVAALGVPGALVEISAVAAVMR
- a CDS encoding DUF4386 domain-containing protein, yielding MLLIVLPLAFSAAFAALAATFDYPDILRKPTQEILQRFRDGGSGLVLLGWSFAMTAVLLAPAAVLLAGALAGADSTLLALGSAAGVLAAFVQFLRLIRWPFLVPYLARTPTAPDASAARQEAVDIVFQSFNRYLGVAVGEHLGYLFSGAWSVLAGVAMIQSNAVPAWLGIVGIVVGAVLALCSLEFVGSFEPHGRKLAASLTPVTYVVWSLWLAAVGVVLLF
- the ligD gene encoding non-homologous end-joining DNA ligase; the encoded protein is MSPSKTPAEILDIAGTEVRISSPDKVVFPEPGLTKLDLVRYYLAVADGALRGAGGRPMVLKRFPKGIDAEPFFQKRVPENHPDFIDTTTLHYASGTSAEEAVIRDAAGLAWVVNLGCLDLNPHPVRAEDLEHPDELRVDLDPMPGVGWSQIVDVAYVAREVLDDVGLVGWPKTSGSRGLHILVRIAAQWSYRDVRLAAETLAREVENRAPGLATARWWKEERGESVFVDFNQNAKDRTVASAYSVRPLPDARVSTPLTWDEVRSIRPEQFTVRTVPGRFADVGDPHAGIDDAVGTLDGLLALAAELGPAEKPPRSGDGSGRRQSLMPLIEVARTRTKPEALAALDEWKSRHVDLVSALHPADVLVDGMRGSSSLWYRVRVNLQHVPEPQRPPQEKLIADYDPWAGKEWPGRPGS
- a CDS encoding three-helix bundle dimerization domain-containing protein — translated: MEDTEKHDTIAKVTDLLAARYPDAPRPVVVRVVTEEYETLDAGRIRTYIPTLVEHGARNKLHREFSRRNRET
- a CDS encoding alpha/beta fold hydrolase, whose protein sequence is MVRDAPSDSQVPWGVDALEGAITQPAWRSLPSWYLIASEDRMIPPAAQHAMAERAGSTVSEVAASHSVYVSQPQAVASIIKEAAAAR
- a CDS encoding FAD-binding protein, producing the protein MQGVRFARAQQLPLSIHGGGHSGSGASVCEGGLMLDLSRMKGIQVDPARGVAQAQTGLLLRELDHEDLYWALSGGGVTRRGHVTHVSPSSGKQCARRRTDLPARESPGSAALLLRIFERCAG
- a CDS encoding DUF4158 domain-containing protein — translated: MAGEYLTAAEEAAYGRYAHEAPEQAVLERFFFLDDLDRELVAKRRGDHNRLGFGLQLVTVRHLGAFLDDPVDVPTAVVDFVAAQVGVADPSCVKRYVERKQTRFEHQWEIAEVYGFVTYASMETELLEWVDRQAWTSDAGPKTLFSRRWPGYAGAACCCRE